The genomic interval GACGAACGGGCCTTACTTCTTTATTGCGGTTGCAAAGATACACCTATTTTTCAAACGTACAATAGCACAAGTAAAAAAAAATAAAAAAATTAATAAGCTTTTGCAAAAAGCACTCTCTTTGAAGACGGATTCCCTGTAAACACACAGGCTCCCAGCTCCTCTTTACCATCCAAAGGAATACATCTAATGGTTGCTTTTGTTAAATCTTTTATCTTCTCTTCTGTCTCTATTGTTCCGTCCCAATGAGCTGATAAAAAGCCTCCTTTTTCTTCTAAAACTTGCTTAAATTCTTCAAAATCATTCACTTCAGTAATATGTGTATTTCTATATTTCAAAGATTTCTCAAATAAATCGATCTGAATTTGCTCTAAAAGCTCTTTAATATAAATTGCAATTCCATCTTTAGATTTTGTCTCTTTTGTCAAGGTATCACGTCTTGCTACCTCAAAAGTTCCATTTCCCAAATCTTTTGGACCAACAGCAATTCGAACCGGAACCCCTTTTAATTCCCACTCGGCAAATTTAAACCCTGGTTTCTGAGTCGTTCTATCATCAAACTTAACCGTAACACCCAATTTCCTCAAATCAGCTGTTAAAACTGCAACAGTACCTGATATCGCAGTCAATTGTTCGTCTGTTTTGTAAATAGGCACAATCACAACATGTATTGGTGCCAAATTAGGAGGCAATACCAATCCTTGATCGTCGGAATGCGTCATCACTAAGGCTCCCATTAACCGTGTAGAAACTCCCCAAGAGGTACCCCACACATATTCTTGTTTTCCTTCGGCATTCGCAAACTTCACATCAAACGCTTCTGCAAAATTTTGCCCTAAGAAATGCGATGTTCCCGCTTGCAATGCTTTTCCATCTTGCATCAAAGCTTCGATACAATAAGTTTCTACAGCACCTGCAAAACGTTCTGATTCTGTTTTCAACCCTTTCACAACTGGAATTGCCATGAAATTTTGAGCAAAATCAGCATATACATTCATCATTTTTTCTGACTCTTCAATAGCTTCTTGGCGAGTCGCATGAGCAGTATGACCTTCCTGCCATAAGAACTCTGCTGTTCTTAAAAATAAACGGGTACGCATTTCCCAACGAACGACATTTGCCCATTGATTAATTAACAATGGCAAGTCTCTATACGATTGCACCCATCCTTTATAGGTTGACCAAATAATAGCTTCAGATGTTGGACGAACAATTAGCTCTTCCTCTAACTTTGCATTTGGATCAACCATTAATTTCCCAGGTCTATCGGGATCATTTTTCAATCTATAGTGCGTCACTACAGCACATTCTTTCGCAAATCCTTCTGCATTTTTCTCCTCAGCCTCAAACATGCTTTTGGGTACAAACAAAGGAAAATAAGCATTTTGATGTCCTGTTTCTTTAAACATTCGGTCTAATTCTGCTTGCATTTTTTCCCAGATCGCGTAACCATATGGTTTGATAACCATACAGCCTCTAACTCCTGAATTTTCAGCTAAATCAGCTTTTACAACCAGCTCGTTATACCATTTTGAATAATCTTCGGCTCGTGTAGTAAGGTTCTTGCTCATATTGAATAGTTTGGCACAAATATTGTTTTATTATTTTAACTAAATAGTTCCGCAAAACTAACTATTTTTGTAATGTGCAACAATAAAAAACCATACAGATATGAAAACTTCTATTTTTTCACTTAAAAAAACTTCACTATATATGCTATTTGGCCTAGGTAGCGTTTTATTATCATCTTGTGGTTCTTACCAAAACAGCTCCTATTATGACAATGACGGTATATATGGAGACTCTAACGTACAACGAACTGAAGCAACTCAGAGAGCCAATCAAAATAATCCCTATAAAGAGTATTTCAATTCACTACAAACCGAACCACAGTCTGACCAAGTATTTACTGATGTTGAAAGCTACAACAGTTACGACAACACACAAAACTCAAACAATCAATATGCTGGTTGGGGTAATAACCATCCAACTACCGATATTAATGTTTACTCCAACAATTGGGGATTAGGAATGTATGGTGGTGGATGGGGATATGGTGGCTACAGCGGTTACGGCTGGAATTCACCTTACTATGGATACAATAATTTTGGATGGAATTCACCTTATTCTAATTGGGGTTATGGAGGTTATGGATATGGTTATAACAATTTTGGATGGAACTCCCCTTATTATGGCTGGGGATACGGAGGTTATGGATACGGTTACAACACCCCTTATTACTACAATAACAACAACTCTTATAACAGAGTACGATCAAGTAGTTACAATGGAAGAGACACTTACAACTCTGTAAACTCTAGAAATTACGGCAATGACACTTACTCAAGAAGCTCGTCAAATAGTAGCACAAGCAGACGAACTTACGACTCAAATACCGCACCTGTGTTTTCTAGAAATAGTAGCTCAACATCTAATCGAACCTACACTCCATCTACCAACAGTAGAGAAAGCAGCGCACCAAGCCGTACCTATAACTCTGAAAGCAATAACAATTCTAGAAGAGAGTACAGCACCCCTTCCCCTACTTATAACAACGACACTTACTCAAGACCGAGTAGTTCTGGTTCCTCAAGCGGAGGTAGTAGCAGCGGTAGAAGTTCTGGTGGAAGTAGCGGAGGTAGAGGTAGATAAAACCTTTATTTATCCCAAAAAACTTTAAAACGATATTAAAATGAAAAAAATCATATACCTTATAATTGCAGGATTATCCTTTGGGACTATCCAGTCTCAAGAAGTGAGAGACGCAGTTCGTTACGCGCAAGACAACATTAATGGAACAGCTCGCTACAAAGCTATGAGCGGTGCGTTTGGAGCATTGGGAGGTGACTTATCTTCTTTAAATGTAAATCCTGCCGGTTCTTCTGTCTTTTCAAATAATCAAATGACATTAACATTTAGTAATTTAACTACTAATAATGCCTCGGAATATTTTGGGACTAAACACAACGAGAAATTAAGTGATTTTAATTTGAATCAAGCTGGTGCTGTTTTTGTTTTCAGAAATGGAGATCAAAAATCGAAATGGACAAAGTTTGCTATTGGGATTAACTACGAAAACACCAACAATTTCAATAATACTATTGGTGCTTATGGAACAAATCCAACCAATTCTGTTGGAGATTATTTTTTGAGTTATGCTAATGCTAATCCGATTAAACAGCAAGCTGGAATACCGTTAGGTGTAATTTTGGACAATTCTTATTCCAAACTAAACTACGCTGACCAACAAGCATATTTAGGGTATTGGGGGTTTTTGATTAATCCGAATAATGATGTTGACAGTAATACCATCTATAACAGCAATGTACCTGCTGGCGGAAAATATTATCAAGAAAACACGATAACATCTACTGGTTACAATGGAAAACTAGCCTTTAATGCCTCTGCGGATTACAATGATAAAATTCATTTTGGATTGAATTTAAATTCTCATTTTACTGATTTTAGACAAAAAACGCTTTTTTATGAAGATAATAAAAATGCAAACTCAAATACAATAGACTTAGTTAACACTTCTTTTGAAAATGAGATTTACACTTATGGTTCAGGATTCTCATTCCAACTAGGAACTATCATTAAAGCTACAAAAGAATTCAGAATTGGACTTGCCTATGAATCTTCAACTTGGTATCAACTTAATGACGAATTAAGGCAAAAGCTAACTTCAGGTATTTATGATTATAGAAACAATGCTTCTCCTTCTTTCGAAAACAAAACACCAGATTCAAACAAATTTGTTGTTTATGATACTTACAAACTGAAAACGCCAAGCAAAATCACAGGTAGTTTGGCTTATATTTTTGGCAAAAAAGGTTTAATTAGTTTTGACTACAGCCGTAAAGATTATAGCAAAACAGAATATTCTATTATAAGAGATACTAGAGACACTAACATTAACACCGAAATTGGACAGACATTGAAAGCTAGTTCTGAATTTAGAGTTGGTGGTGAATACAAAATTCAAGCGTTGAGTCTGCGTGCTGGATATCGTTTTGAAGAAAGCCCATACAAAGACAATACGACTATTGGTGATTTAACAGGTTATTCTGCAGGTATTGGTTATAATTTTGGTTCTACCAAATTGGATATATCTTATGCTAATGCACAAAGAACGACACAACAAGGTTTTTTCTCCCAAGGATTTACTGATGGAGCAAAAAACAACACTAAGACTGATACGGTTTCGTTAACTTTATTATTCGAATTGTAATATTTTAAGTATATCATTTAGAATCCGTTTCATGAATTTGAGGCGGATTTTTTTTAGCCCTGATGGAAGCGACATCCTCTTGTGAAGCGATAGCGGAACAAGAGATATAGCGGACAGCAGGAAATAGCTCCTAAAAAACATCCTAAAACATAGCAAAATTAATGCGGTTTGGATAAAAAAGCGTAATTTTGCACTCCAATTTACAAAACTATGAGAACCAAGTCTTTAAAAAAGAATAAAATCAACGTAATCACATTAGGATGTTCAAAAAACATATACGATAGTGAAGTCCTAATGGGCCAACTCCGTGCTAATGGAAAAGAGGTAGAACACGAAGCTCCTGCTGAAAGCGAAGGAAATATTATCGTGATTAACACTTGTGGTTTTATTGATAATGCTAAAGCAGAATCTGTAAACATGATTCTTGAATATGCTGATAAGAAAGAAAAAGGTTTGGTAGACAAGGTTTTTGTAACTGGATGTTTGTCTGAGCGTTACAGACCTGATTTGGAGAAGGAAATTCCGAATGTAGATCAGTTTTTTGGAACGACCGAATTGCCTCAATTGTTGAAAGCTTTGGGAGCCGATTACAAACACGAATTACTAGGAGAGCGTTTGACGACTACTCCAAAAAACTACGCATACTTGAAAATTGCTGAAGGTTGTGATAGACCTTGTAGTTTTTGTGCTATTCCAATCATGAGAGGAAAACACGTTTCACAACCTATTGAAAAACTGGTAAAAGAAGCGCAAGGATTAGCAAGAGATGGTGTAAAAGAATTGATTTTGATTGCTCAAGATTTGACTTATTATGGTCTTGATATTTATAAAAAACGAAATCTTGCTGAATTACTAGAAGCTTTGGCAGCTGTAGAAGGAATCGAATGGATTCGTTTGCACTACGCCTTCCCTACTGGTTTCCCGATGGATGTTTTGGACTTAATGAAACGTGAACCTAAGATTTGTAATTATATTGATATTCCGTTGCAACACATTTCGGATTCTATTTTGAAATCGATGCGTCGCGGAACTACACAAGCAAAAACGACTCAATTATTAAAAGACTTTAGAGCGGCTGTTCCTGGAATGGCAATTCGTACGACTTTGATTGTTGGCTACCCTGGAGAAACTCAAGAAGATTTCAACATCTTAAAAGACTGGGTTCAAGAAATGAAATTTGACAGAATGGGATGTTTTGCTTATTCTCACGAAGAAAATACGCATGCTTACCTATTGGAAGATGATGTTCCTGATAACGTTAAACAAGACCGTGCCAATGAAATCATGGAATTGCAATCACAAATTTCATGGGATTTGAATCAAGTAAAAATTGGCCAAGTATTCAAATGTATTATTGATCGAAAAGAAGGACAGCATTTTGTAGGTAGAACTGAATTTGACAGTCCGGATGTTGATAACGAAGTATTGATTGATGCTTCACTGCATTATTTAAAAACAGGGGATTTTGCTATGATTAAAATTACGGATGCAACCGAATTTGATCTTTACGGAGAGCCTGCCTAATTATTCTTTATTTTTTTGGATAACTTTATTTAAAAAACATCATGATAAAACTAAATCTCATAGTATTTTTTATAATTTTCTTTTTAACCATTAGTACAGCACATGCTCAGTACGGAAATGGTTACGGAAATAACAGTGGTTATGGAAGTAGTCGAATGGACAGATCTAATCAAGTTCAAGATACTCCTGAAAAACCAAAAGAAATCCCTGTAGAAGTTACTGTGGGGGAAATCATGAAAAAAATGACTCCCGAGCTAAAATTGGATGTACTACAGGAAATTGCTATTGGGAATGTATTAAAAGAAAGTATCCGTGAGCAAGGAATCATTATCAAGGATGAAAAAGTAGGTCAAGAACAAAAAGGTAAAGAGATTCAAGCTTTGTCAGAAACAACAACTCGAAAAATCAATGAATTTTTGAATCCTGACCAAAAAGAGCTCTATAAAAAATGGATTGAACAAAAGCCTGACCACAAAAAAAAATCAAAACGCAATAAATAATCAATACTTTAGTTCTATTTAAGAAGTCCCTAAAAAAAAATGAAAAACTACTTTTATTTATTGATTACAGCGCTCATAATTTCATCATGCGCACCAAAACCTTATAAGACGTCTGAAAAAATTTATAATGAAAAATTAAAAACGTTCAAAGAAGACATTTCCATTAAGGAGCCTAAACCATTACCTGTAGTCACTACAACTACATTAATAATAGATTCATCCTATACCCACCGATTATATAAATTTAGTGATGCTATTACAAAAATAGAGGAAAAATCATTAAATAACGGGATTCAAACTGAATGGATAGGAACGGTTAATTTTAACTTACGCAAACCCAACTTTATAATTCTTCACCATACGGCTCAAGATTCTATTGAACAAACTATTAGAACATTCACACTCACCAGAACACAAGTAAGCGCCCATTATGTAATAGGTGACGATGGTAGAGTGGTACAAATGCTGAATGACTATTTACGCGCATGGCATGCTGGCAGTGGTTCATGGGGAAAAAATAAAGACATCAACTCCTGCTCTATTGGAATTGAACTTGACAACAACGGGAACGAACCTTTTTCAGAAGCGCAATTAACAAGTTTAATGGCATTATTGAACAAACTCAAAAAAGACTACGACATCCCAAAGGAAAATATTATAGGCCATGCCGATATTGCCCCTTCACGAAAAAAAGACCCAAGCCCTCTATTCCCATGGAAAACCTTGGCTGAAAATGGTTTTGGTTTATGGAAAGACGATATATTAGCATCTGCTCCGGCTAACTTCAATGTAGAACAGGCTTTGCGCATCATAGGTTATGACACCAAAAACCTTAATGCTGCCATCACTGCTTTTAAACTACACTTTATTCAAACTGAAGTTGATAGTGTATTAGATGAAAAAACTATTAATACCATCTACAATATCTACAAAAAGAGCTAATTCAAAGATCAATTTCAAGAATTAATGACCGTTTTCAAAGGTCAATTTGTATTACAATATCAAAACTTTGTGAACTTAGCGACTTTAATTAAACCAACTTAAAGGTCAACTATCCAATTAAATATTTCAAAATCTTGAGTCTCATTATCTTTTTGACTCAACTTATAAAGTCTATAACTTATTTTAAAACATTAGGAACCTTATACCTTCTTGGTGTCTTTGCGGTTAAACCATTTACAAAGAGCAATTGTAAAATCATTATTCGTTAATTTACAATCATTAATCAAAAAACTTAGAAAACCTTGTGCTTTCTTTGTGGATCTTTTCGGTTAAACTTCTTTTAAACAAAAAACTGTCAAAACATCTATTGAAGAATGTCTTGACAGTAAAAAAATGTTTTTATATAAATTCTAGCAAATGAATACCAAACTATTTATTTGATTTAGAATCCGTAAACGCAAGCTAAAGAAAATTGAGAAGCCGATTTAGTATTTGGTATAGAAGTAAGAGCTGCTGCTGGTGAATCATAAAATATGTTATTTTTACCACTATCTAATCTAAACTCAGGGATAAATGTCAATCCTCCAGCTTTTAAATTAGCCGATAATGTTAACGCTGTTACTGAATCTCCACCAGAACCAGATTTAAACTTGAAGTATTCTCCACGTAAACCTAGACCAAAGTTTTCAGATACAGCTACAGCTGGATATAAAGCTGCTCCTGTATATCCTGTACTACCTGTGTTTGAAAAATCAGCCGTATTTAATCCTAACGTGAATTTTTCAGATAATTGGAATGACGCTGTTAAGTCGATAATAGTTCCACTAACTGAACCATCCATGAAGTTAATATAAGCACTAACTCCTTCAGCAGGTGTCAATGATAATTGAGCTCCAACCGCATTCAATCCTTTGATTGGATCTGCACTATATGAATTCCAAGTATCATTAAAAGCCCCTACCATAAATCCAACTTTATCAGATATTGCATAGTTTGCTTTAATTCCAGCATTTTGAAATGGACCATTCGTAAACAAATAAGAAGTAGAATAATGGAAGTTTGCCAAAGGCGAAATTACCTCATACCCTACAAATGTTCCCATATAACCTGCTGTTAAAGTCAATTTATCAGTTGCAGCATAAGCTACATATAAATTTTGAATATGAAAAGATTGACCAGCTACATCTGGAATAGATTGTTTTTCTCCTCTAGGTCCAAAAGAAATCTCACCTACAAATGAAGTTTTACCAGTTGTTTTCTTCAAAGCAATATCTAACATCCCTAATGATACAGAGTTTTGATCAGTTGCAAAACTTGTTGGTATATTAGCTGTTTTAGAAAAATCATACTTGTAGTATGCATCTGCAGAACCAGAAATTTCTAGTGGTGTGTCTTGAGCAAATGTCATGTTTCCTGTTAGCGCTAATGCTAAAATAATAATTACTTTCTTCATGTTTAATCTTGTTTTGGTTTAATAATTAATTAATGCATTTGGTTTTTTCCTATTCTTTATTATTAAAGTTCAATAGAACTCTAACTTTTATTTTGTTTCAAAAAACACAAATGCACTTCATTTTTTCATTGTTCTACGGCGAATATATTAAGTTAATATTAACTAAAATAAGAATAACTTTGTTTTTTGACCATTTTTTGGTCGTTTTATTAATACAATAAATCAAATTCAAATAAATAGACTATCCTCATAAATAATGAATAAAAAATACAGTATTCATAATCTGTATTTTCACATAAACCCCTATTATTTTAGATTAAAAATAAAAAATATTATAAAAATAACACATAAAGAACCAAAAAATCACATTTAAAAACACAAACCCCTATAAAAATAGGGGTCGTAAATAACTGAATACTATTTTCAAAACAACCAAATAACAGCTTTATAATAATTCGCTTCAAACAAAACCTTATTTCTAAACATAAAAAAGGCCTCAAAATATATTTTGAGACCTTTTTAACCATTACCAATAATATGTTAATTCGAACTTTTCAATATTTTTTCAATAGTATTAATTTCGTCTTTCGTAAAATCTACATTTTGCAAACTATCTAGATTATTATTCAATTGTCCCACAGAACTCGCACCAATCAAAACAGAAGTAATTCTATTATCCTTCATTAACCAGGTCAATGCCATTTGTGCCAAAGATTGATTTCTGTTTTTGGCAATCTCGTTCAGTTGAATAAGTTTTTGAACTTTCTCTTCCGTTACCTCGTCAAGTCTCAAATGCCCATTTGGATTAGATGCTCTTGAATTTTCTGGAATCCCTTTCAAATACTTGTCGGTTAACAATCCTTGTGCCAAAGGCGAAAAAGCAATACAACCTACTCCTTTTTCTTCTAACACATCTAGCAAACCATCTTCAACCCAACGTTGCAACATAGAATACTTAGCTTGATGAATTAAACAAGGCGTTCCTAATTCTTTCAAGACCTCCACCGCTACCTTTGTTTGCTCTGCAGAGTAATTACTAATCCCTACATATAATGCTTTCCCGCTACGAACTGCATAATCCAAAGCCATCATCGTTTCTTCAATAGGTGTATCTGGATCTGGTCGATGCGAATAGAATATATCCACATAATCCAAATTCATTCGTTTCAAACTTTGATCTAAACTGGACAACAAATATTTTCTAGAACCCCAATCTCCATAAGGTCCATCCCACATAGTATAGCCAGCTTTTGTCGAAATTACCATTTGGTCACGTAGATCTCCTTGAAAATTATTTTTTAGAATTTTTCCAAAATTAGTTTCGGCCGATCCTGGGACTGGCCCGTAATTATTAGCCAAATCAAAATGAGTGATTCCTTTATCAAAAGCTTCTTTGACAATGTTTTCTCCATTTTCAAAATTATCGACAGAACCAAAGTTGTGCCATAAACCTAAAGAAATTTGCGGCAATAACAATCCACTCTTTCCACATCTATTATATTTCATATCCTTTTATAATGTTAATAATCCATAATTCCTTAATATATGTATCGGTTTTGAATACCAAAATAACTCAAAATCTTCGAGCTGGCTTTCAAAATCATTTTTTAATTCTTGAAAAGTGTATACCTTATTATTAATGACTGCTAATTTAGTTAAAATAGCGACCAACCATTCCCCTTGCTCTTTACTAGTTTGAACATCAAAACTTTCTTGTTTATCATGAAAAGTCAAACGCATCATTTCCCAACTATTGCCTTTTTTCGATTTTGTAAAATGCTCCACTTCTGGCTTTCCACCCAACCAAACTATTTTTGCCGTAGGCTTAGTAGTCAAAATAGCATCCTTTTCCAATGCCTTTTGAATAAAATTAGCTGGAATTTTGGTTTTAGGGATTTTAAAATCAAACCAATCTTGCAATTCGTAATCAAAACATATTCCATGCATAAAATTGAACAAGGATTTTTTCAATCCAAAACTAAATTGTTCGTGATCAATTCCTGTCTTATCTTTAAAATCAACATCATTATTAGCAAAAAGCCCTTTCTCAAAACCTTTCAAAAGTGGAGATACGGGAATAACACCAAATGCTTCTGGGTCTAATCCTACTGGACTATGTGCTGTCATTGCAAATTGATGCCAAAAACCAGATTGCAACACACCTACTTCAAACAATTGACGCACCATTTCTAAACTATCAACTGTTTCTTGAATCGTTTGCGTCGGATAACCATACATCAAATAAGAATGTACCATGATCCCAGCTTGGGTAAAATGCTGAGTCACGTTGGCAACTTGCTCAACCGTTACACCTTTGTCTATCAGTTTTAATAATCGATCTGAAGCTACTTCCAGCCCTCCCGAAATGGCTATACAACCTGATGCTTTCAATAACAAACACAAATCAGCTGTAAAACTTTTTTCGAATCGAATATTCGTCCACCAAGTGATTGAAATTTTTCTTCTCAAAATTTCGAGTGCCAAAGCACGCATCAATGCCGGCGGTGCAGCTTCATCTACAAAATGAAAACCAGTTTGCCCAGTTTGAATCACTAATTCTTCAATACGATCACAAAGTAAGTTGGCAGCAACGGGTTCATAAATCTTAATATAATCTAAAGAAATATCACAAAAGGTACATTTCCCCCAATAGCAACCATGCGCCATAGTGAGTTTATTCCAGCGTCCGTCACTCCACATACGGTGCATGGGATTGACAATCTCGATAACCGAAATGTATTTATCCAATAACAAATCTGAATAGTCAGGTGTTCCTACTTGTGC from Flavobacterium ovatum carries:
- the proS gene encoding proline--tRNA ligase; the protein is MSKNLTTRAEDYSKWYNELVVKADLAENSGVRGCMVIKPYGYAIWEKMQAELDRMFKETGHQNAYFPLFVPKSMFEAEEKNAEGFAKECAVVTHYRLKNDPDRPGKLMVDPNAKLEEELIVRPTSEAIIWSTYKGWVQSYRDLPLLINQWANVVRWEMRTRLFLRTAEFLWQEGHTAHATRQEAIEESEKMMNVYADFAQNFMAIPVVKGLKTESERFAGAVETYCIEALMQDGKALQAGTSHFLGQNFAEAFDVKFANAEGKQEYVWGTSWGVSTRLMGALVMTHSDDQGLVLPPNLAPIHVVIVPIYKTDEQLTAISGTVAVLTADLRKLGVTVKFDDRTTQKPGFKFAEWELKGVPVRIAVGPKDLGNGTFEVARRDTLTKETKSKDGIAIYIKELLEQIQIDLFEKSLKYRNTHITEVNDFEEFKQVLEEKGGFLSAHWDGTIETEEKIKDLTKATIRCIPLDGKEELGACVFTGNPSSKRVLFAKAY
- a CDS encoding outer membrane protein transport protein produces the protein MKKIIYLIIAGLSFGTIQSQEVRDAVRYAQDNINGTARYKAMSGAFGALGGDLSSLNVNPAGSSVFSNNQMTLTFSNLTTNNASEYFGTKHNEKLSDFNLNQAGAVFVFRNGDQKSKWTKFAIGINYENTNNFNNTIGAYGTNPTNSVGDYFLSYANANPIKQQAGIPLGVILDNSYSKLNYADQQAYLGYWGFLINPNNDVDSNTIYNSNVPAGGKYYQENTITSTGYNGKLAFNASADYNDKIHFGLNLNSHFTDFRQKTLFYEDNKNANSNTIDLVNTSFENEIYTYGSGFSFQLGTIIKATKEFRIGLAYESSTWYQLNDELRQKLTSGIYDYRNNASPSFENKTPDSNKFVVYDTYKLKTPSKITGSLAYIFGKKGLISFDYSRKDYSKTEYSIIRDTRDTNINTEIGQTLKASSEFRVGGEYKIQALSLRAGYRFEESPYKDNTTIGDLTGYSAGIGYNFGSTKLDISYANAQRTTQQGFFSQGFTDGAKNNTKTDTVSLTLLFEL
- the rimO gene encoding 30S ribosomal protein S12 methylthiotransferase RimO; translated protein: MRTKSLKKNKINVITLGCSKNIYDSEVLMGQLRANGKEVEHEAPAESEGNIIVINTCGFIDNAKAESVNMILEYADKKEKGLVDKVFVTGCLSERYRPDLEKEIPNVDQFFGTTELPQLLKALGADYKHELLGERLTTTPKNYAYLKIAEGCDRPCSFCAIPIMRGKHVSQPIEKLVKEAQGLARDGVKELILIAQDLTYYGLDIYKKRNLAELLEALAAVEGIEWIRLHYAFPTGFPMDVLDLMKREPKICNYIDIPLQHISDSILKSMRRGTTQAKTTQLLKDFRAAVPGMAIRTTLIVGYPGETQEDFNILKDWVQEMKFDRMGCFAYSHEENTHAYLLEDDVPDNVKQDRANEIMELQSQISWDLNQVKIGQVFKCIIDRKEGQHFVGRTEFDSPDVDNEVLIDASLHYLKTGDFAMIKITDATEFDLYGEPA
- a CDS encoding N-acetylmuramoyl-L-alanine amidase, producing MKNYFYLLITALIISSCAPKPYKTSEKIYNEKLKTFKEDISIKEPKPLPVVTTTTLIIDSSYTHRLYKFSDAITKIEEKSLNNGIQTEWIGTVNFNLRKPNFIILHHTAQDSIEQTIRTFTLTRTQVSAHYVIGDDGRVVQMLNDYLRAWHAGSGSWGKNKDINSCSIGIELDNNGNEPFSEAQLTSLMALLNKLKKDYDIPKENIIGHADIAPSRKKDPSPLFPWKTLAENGFGLWKDDILASAPANFNVEQALRIIGYDTKNLNAAITAFKLHFIQTEVDSVLDEKTINTIYNIYKKS
- a CDS encoding porin; translation: MKKVIIILALALTGNMTFAQDTPLEISGSADAYYKYDFSKTANIPTSFATDQNSVSLGMLDIALKKTTGKTSFVGEISFGPRGEKQSIPDVAGQSFHIQNLYVAYAATDKLTLTAGYMGTFVGYEVISPLANFHYSTSYLFTNGPFQNAGIKANYAISDKVGFMVGAFNDTWNSYSADPIKGLNAVGAQLSLTPAEGVSAYINFMDGSVSGTIIDLTASFQLSEKFTLGLNTADFSNTGSTGYTGAALYPAVAVSENFGLGLRGEYFKFKSGSGGDSVTALTLSANLKAGGLTFIPEFRLDSGKNNIFYDSPAAALTSIPNTKSASQFSLACVYGF
- a CDS encoding aldo/keto reductase, with the translated sequence MKYNRCGKSGLLLPQISLGLWHNFGSVDNFENGENIVKEAFDKGITHFDLANNYGPVPGSAETNFGKILKNNFQGDLRDQMVISTKAGYTMWDGPYGDWGSRKYLLSSLDQSLKRMNLDYVDIFYSHRPDPDTPIEETMMALDYAVRSGKALYVGISNYSAEQTKVAVEVLKELGTPCLIHQAKYSMLQRWVEDGLLDVLEEKGVGCIAFSPLAQGLLTDKYLKGIPENSRASNPNGHLRLDEVTEEKVQKLIQLNEIAKNRNQSLAQMALTWLMKDNRITSVLIGASSVGQLNNNLDSLQNVDFTKDEINTIEKILKSSN
- a CDS encoding B12-binding domain-containing radical SAM protein — encoded protein: MKSKLLLITPPFTQLNTPYPATAYIKGFLNTINVSSVQADLGIEVILELFSKEGLLNLFQVQSSKFQVGEVSGNSKRIIALQDEYIKTIDSVISFLQGKNPTLALQICQEGYLPEASRFAQLEELDWAFGSMGTQDKGKHLATLYLEDISDFIVECVDANFGFSRYAERLGRSANSFDELYEALQQEPTYIDGVLLSILKERIETVQPDLFLISVPFPGNLYSAFRSAQWVKRNYPEIKISMGGGFPNTELRSLSDARVFEFFDFITLDDGEAPVELLIEAVRSSEVELSLKRTFLLENGKVVYKNNSTKPDYKQAQVGTPDYSDLLLDKYISVIEIVNPMHRMWSDGRWNKLTMAHGCYWGKCTFCDISLDYIKIYEPVAANLLCDRIEELVIQTGQTGFHFVDEAAPPALMRALALEILRRKISITWWTNIRFEKSFTADLCLLLKASGCIAISGGLEVASDRLLKLIDKGVTVEQVANVTQHFTQAGIMVHSYLMYGYPTQTIQETVDSLEMVRQLFEVGVLQSGFWHQFAMTAHSPVGLDPEAFGVIPVSPLLKGFEKGLFANNDVDFKDKTGIDHEQFSFGLKKSLFNFMHGICFDYELQDWFDFKIPKTKIPANFIQKALEKDAILTTKPTAKIVWLGGKPEVEHFTKSKKGNSWEMMRLTFHDKQESFDVQTSKEQGEWLVAILTKLAVINNKVYTFQELKNDFESQLEDFELFWYSKPIHILRNYGLLTL